The Arvicola amphibius chromosome 4, mArvAmp1.2, whole genome shotgun sequence genome includes the window CCACTGTGAGATAATGAAACAACGTTTGTGTCCCTGATAGGAGCTTTTGTCTTGTCCTAAGAAAAACAGTGGTAATATGAAGAATAAATCAGACAAGAGATGATGGAACTACTCTGTTAGGATGAGCAGTGTAAATGCAGCAggttgaaagagaagaaaagactcaGGAGACATGAGAATGTAGACATGAACAGAGTCTGCTTTTGTATTCCAGCAAAGAGAAGATGTGACCTTCATATGTGAATACAATCTCACAGGAAGGAATTGATGAAATGGGAGGATAATAAAGGAGAGACTCTGTACAATGCATGGTAGCAGTTCAagataaggaaaaatgaaaggatcAAAATTTACAGATTTGTGACTCAAACATGAATTTCATTTACTACACTATGGATACGGGAAAAGCAGGAGAATGAGGACTGCTTTGGGAGTCAACAGCATGAAGACATGAAATTCACTTTAGGCTTCTGAGCGTCTGATACCTGTTGTATGTGCAATGGAGGGAAGATGATTAGTGAACAGTGAAGCAGAAATATGTATGTTACAGAGATATGGATATCTGAGTTTGTAGTGGTAATCTAAGGCATAGGAGTATGTGCAATATTCTTGACATTTATATGATGTTATGAGGATAAAATTTATCCAGATTCTTCAAGGAAGTTCATTATGAAAATAACATAAAGCAAATTACAAATTACAAACAACAGTTaagcagagagcaggagagaaaagCTTTAGTCTACTTTGTATCTCCCTAGAAATGGCATAAAACTGTCGAAgaaatgatggaaatagaaacctaTTTAGATAAGATGAGAAAATTCATTGATGGTTGTGATTATAGGCGTTTGGAGCTTGGGATTATAATTACTATGTTGACTATCAGATCCattgtgttaaaatatatatttaaaatatatgttcacttttactttaaatttcaaGAGATACTGATATTTTCTCATTTGGATACCGCAGATGAAGAATGATAATGAACAACCAAACTGTcatctcccacttcctccttATGGGCCTGCCCATCCCCCAAGAGCACCAGCACCTGTTCTATGCCCTGTTTCTGTCCATGTACCTCACCACTGTCCTGGGgaacctcatcatcatcatcctcattctACTGGACTCCcatctccacacacccatgtacttctttctCAGCAACttgtccttctctgacctctgcttctcctctgtcACAATGCCCAAATTGCTGCAGAACATGCTGAGCCTTGATCAATCCATCACCTACACATGTTGTCTGATACAAATGAACTTTACAATAATTTTTGGAAACATAGAGAGCTTCTTTATTGTggtcatggcctatgaccgctatgtggccatctgcttcCCCCTTCATTACACCACCATCATAAGCCCCAAACTCTGTGTGAGTCTGGTGGTGCTGTCCTGGGTGCTGTCCACATTCAATGCCATGATGCACACCCTACTCATGGCCAGATTGTCATTCTGTGAAGACAATGTGATCTCCCACTTTTTCTGTGACATATCTGCTCTGCTCAAGTTGGCTTGTTCTGATACTCATATTAATGAATTAATGACATTTATCATGGGAGGGCTTGTTATTGTCATCCCATTCTTACTGATCATTGTGTCCTATGTACAAATTGTCTGTTCGATTCTAAAGGTTTCATCTACTCGAGTTATCTACAAGGTCTTCTCCACCTGTGGCTCCCACCTGTCTGTGGTCTCACTGTTCTATGGGACAATTATTGGTCTCTACCTATGTTCATCAGCTAATGACTCCACTGCAAAGGAGACAGCCATGGCCATGATGTACACAGTGGTGACTCCTATGCTGAATCCCTTCATTtacagcctgaggaacagagATATTAAGGAGGCCCTGATAAGAGTCCTTTACAAGAAGAAAATCTCCTTATAGTGGCAATACAAAGATTTTTACTTAAACTTACCTTGCAAATATATTGATATGAATATCACAATATATATCCATatgtgcagacatacatataataaCAAACTACATAATATTTTCACTTGCTAATGGGAATTTTGCAAAGTAGTTCAGTTAAGGAAGGGGACCTAATGACTCAGTGATACCATTCTCTGTCTTTCATGCATGATCCTAGTAAACCATAAGGTAAGCACAATTGTTtcatctgatttctttctcttcaatcattttttaaggaaaatagattcttctctcatacaatacattccaaCGACAGTTTCCCATAATTCCACTCCTATTAGATCCTCACATCTCCCTATTCTCTCAGATCCAATACCCCTcagttttctctttagaaaagaaaaggcctcCAAAAACAGATAACCAACCATTACCAAAAACAAAGTATACAATAACACAAGGTGAAAGCCATGATatggaggctggacaaggcaaccaaCCAAGTAGGAATAAAGCAAAAATAGACAAAAGagccataaacacacacacacacacacacacacacacacactgtcagaAATCCTACAACATCACCCAGCTAACCATCTTCACATATATGCATAGGACATGGTACACACTCATGGATCCCCTATGCTTGCAATTCCAGTCTTAATGAGCCCATATTGTAACTACTTAATGGACATGGTGGGCCTTGCTGTTCTGGTGTTCCCCCAAACCCTATGATCTTTCCTCAACTGCTTCTCCAGGTCTCCCTAATTTTGAAGGGGAGGGACACAAAGGAGACTTCCAATTTAGATGTTCTCTACATGTATAATTTCTGACAATGGGTCTCTCTACAcatgctcccatctgctgctggagaaaTTCTCTATGATGGCAACTGGACAAAGTACAGATCTATGAAAACAGCAAATTATCATGAGgcatcatttcattgatttttttttgctagatTGGTTCTGCCTAGGTCTGTGAATTATACAGTCCCTGATCCCTGGACATTCAGGGCATGGGTAGCCTCTCGTGGGATGAGCCTGACATTAAACCAAAAATGAGCTAGCTACTCTGACAAGTTCTGCAAGACCATTGCTCCAGAACATGTTGCCAGTAGGACAGAGTATAGGTGGAGGGTTTTGTTGCTGAGTTAGTGTATAGGTTTCTATTTTTGTAGCCATAAGAGTTCTTTCATGTGCTAAAGGGACTagaatgtaggggtgaaggcttCAAGCCTACACCAGCTTGACCTTTATATATTCAAAGAGCTGTAGGAATGTTGTTGCTGGCAATTAGGCCACTCTGTCACTTTTCAGAGAGTTAACTTCTATCCTAGCATCACCTATGGCTGTTTAGGCATCTCCACAAGACATCCCCATTCCCACCACCAGGAGCCTTGACTGGCTAAAAAAGATGGCCACTTCAGACTCCATAACCTACATTACTAGAAGATCTCACTAGGGTCAAAAACTCCATGTATtctccactgcactaggtttctacacTGCCCCCAAACTACCACAAATTCCAGCTGTCTCTTCTAGTATTCTCTCCCTTCATCCCCTACAACTCATTCCTCACTTTCCCATACTCACCTGCTGTCAGTCCACCTGAAGAATCTATTCTATCTACACTTACAGAGAAATCCATACTTCCCCACTATAGCCCACCTATAAACATAACTGCTCTCATTCTGTATATTGTAGTTTGATTATCATTTATTTACCAGCTAATACCCACTTAAAATTGAATGCATACCATaactgggtctgggttaccttactctgGACGATTTTTCTTATTGCaacaatttgcatgcaaattttatgtcatttttttaaacagttgggCAATATTCACttttgtaaatgcaccacattttctttattcatccttTAGTTTAGAGACATCTAATTTGTTTCCAGCtcctgactattatgaataaagctataTTAAACAAAGTAGAATAGCCGGGGGCTGCACgcatttattcccagcacttgggaggcagaagcagatgaatctcagtgagttcaaggccaacttcgTCTTCAGAGCTGGTTCCAGACaactaagactgttacacagaaaaatcctgtctggaaaaacgaaaagaaagaaacaaacaaaacaacctagTTGAGCAGGTGTCCTTATGTAggatagagcatcctttgggtatatgcctgtGAGTGTTATGAAAGGGACTTTGAAATAGATTGATTCTAAATTTttccaaggttttattttttaattcaaattactGTGTTTACTGCAATATAGTATTAAAACATGAGTAAATAATTTATCATGATCCTAGACTGCTGCTTCATAGCATCCAAATGACTCAAACACAacctttttctattattttctactGTTCTTCCCATTGTTTGAGGTTTCTATcctacctggtcccacagccattaaAGCTCCAAAGAAGCATATAGAggtatacattaattataaactgattggcctagtatctcaggcttcttattaactcttataacttatattaacccataattcttgtctgtgttagccatgtggcttggtaccttttttggcaaggcagtctcatcttgcttcttctgtgtctggcttcctctgtgtctgggtggcaactgcacACTGaaaattccctcttcccagaattctcattgccccacctctacttcatACCTGGttgcctgcctatacttcctgcctggctaccagccaatcagcgtttatttaaaatacaagtaacagggtacagatcattgtcccacagcctcTCCCTATACTAGTTTTTAAATCAGTTCATCTCTTATACTTCtctgatgtggtattcccctctgtatgttgtgaatatgttttattatcatttgttaataaagaaactgctttagcctatggcaggacagaagagAGCTAGgtgaaaaaactaaactgaatgcaggaactaaaaggcagagccagggagacaccatgtagctgctgaagaagagagATACCAGAATCTTGCTGATAGGCAACAGCATCattgtgatgcacagattaaatCCAAGCCAATATAGAGGGAATAAGAAGGCAgcgtcaggcagatgccatgtagctgctgaaggagaagaatCTGGAACCTTAAAAGTAGGctacagtcttgtggtgatacacagattaatagaaataggttaagatataagagctatctggGAATACACTTGAGCCATTAGTCAAAAAGTGTTGGAATTAACATAGTTTTGTGTGATCATTCAGGTCTGGATGGGCAGGAAATCATGGCACAGCCTCCATTTAcacttctcttttatttctgttttcttttctgacctaTCCTAACCCTCAAGAAAGTTTTGTCCTCCTCTTGTATAATGATATTATTTGAAGGattttcctgaaaatattagCCAGGAGACATTCAAAATTTGTCTGTCCCAAACAATAGAAAGGAGCTGAGATACAACAAAATTCAGTTTCAAACATTACcacttgtttcatttttattttgcctgcaaaatttCTTATGTACATAGTTTATAGTACTTGAAAAACATGCTGTCCAAATACTTTCATGTCACATGAACTGTGACATAATATAGTATGCACTGAAATGGAACTCTTACCTTGATTTACTCATTCCCTTACTTGTCCCTAAAAGTTATGATGTAAAATCTGTTCCTCTGTTTTAGACTTCATTGACTTTCCATTTTCAAAGGGCACTTTCAGAGTTCTCTGCTATACTGCATATCTGTCCCATGCACATCTCTATGTAATGCTCTGTATTTTATCTTAACACAAACTTAAACTTAAATTCTACCACATCTTTTTATTATCCTTTCATGTTTTGATTTATGATACCATCTCTTATACAATTACTAGAGCAATTTCTCAGTATACATAACTATCCCTAAATGGAGACAATTATTCATGCAGCTACTATGTTGTGCCTTTTTCTCACTGAATATTCTTCCTGGAATATTAttctctgtgtggttttaaaaGTCACAGCAGTTCTTGTCATAAACTGAAATCTCAATGGCATAGTACAAAAGAATCACAAATGAAAAAGTATGTTAACATATGGCTTTTTTGGAATTATGGTAGCAGTAGATATACTACATAATCTTCTGGGAATCTCTTAGGTTGCAGCTCTTGATCCCCATTTTGAACAGTGGTAGCATCCAGGATTccttttcagaaagaaacaatCCTGTTTTATGACAGGACATGTAATAATGAAGTGGTCAAGATGCAGAGGCTAGCAATAGAACACTTGAATCAGATGGCTGAAGTTGAATACATCTTTTTACATGCTCAAGAGTTCATTCTTTTCAGTATTTGAGAGCAACAACTACAGTCCCCCTACTCAAGTTACCCCATGGGCTGACTATTTTATCATTGCTGGAGTCATTTATCAGGCACCACATGTGGGATCAGTTATAAACTCTAGTGCTTACTGTAGACCATGGTGTTCAGTCGGGTTTTGATAAACCTATGTCATACTGTCAATGGCATCTTTCTGAAAGGTGTTGGTTGCACTTTAAAGATCACGAAGATCAAGATAAAGTCAAACCTAAagaggtaaaaagaaagaaaaaatcaagcTCTATGTTTCAGAAACAACATTTGGATGCTTTACTCATTGACCTCTGACAAAAATTCCCACTTAGATTTGTTCGTCGATAGTCTGGTGAAAAGCCTGTCTCCATGGATCAGACAAAGAAAGAGGCAGaatctcccagtcagtaggttgcctttttttcttaatgacagtgtcctttgctttacagaagcttctcagtttcaggaggtcccatttattcattgttgctcttattgtctgtgctactggggttctacataggaagtggtctcctgtgcccatgtgttgtagactacttcccactttctcttctatcagattcagtatggtcagattaatattgaggtctttaatccatttggacttgagttttgtgcatggtgatagaaatggatctacctccattcttctacaggttgacatccagttatgccagcaccatttgttgaagttgggagcatggtggtgggagtggatggggggaagtggtgagggggagagagaaggataagaggagggtgggggagagcttgggggagtggaatggttgagatgggggaaggacgaCTATGGGACCATAGAAGGAGAtgtcttaattgagggagccattttggggttggcaagaggcttgggtataaaggggttcccaggagtccatgggCATGACcacagctaggaccctgggcagtgaaggagagggtgcctgaactagccttgtcctgtaatcagactgatgactatcttgaatatcaccatagatagaaccttcgtccagcgacggatggagaaagagacagagacccacatcagagcactggactgagctcccaaggtccagttgaagaccagaagaagggagaatatgaccaaggaagtcgGGACCAcgaagggttggtccacccactgagacagtgtgtctgagctaatgggagctcaccaaagccagctggactgggattgaatgagcatgggataaaactggaccctctgaatatggctgacaattggggcagattgggaagccaatgataatggcattaggatttgtttctactgtgtgtactggcttttggggatcctattctatttggatgcataccttcctaagcctggatgagggggagggccttggacttcccacaggacagggtaccctgctctctcagaggactggAGGTAGAGAGGGGAGTGTgaatgggggagtgggagggaagtaggaggaggggaggaagtagaaattttgattggcattatttaaaaaaaattaaaagaggaataaataaataaataaataaataaataaataaataaataaataaataaataaatgtaagatcCAAAGGGGAAATTAGAGAGCAGAAGTAACCTCCTATCCAATCAAGTTGAGTTTGGATtattccaatttctttctctactgtttcaaaatttttcatttttaaggtttttcCCCACCTAGGTAATTTTTGAAGCTATTGTAAAAGAgatattattttcagattttctgaTCCATAAATTTATTGTTCAGGAGCAGGAAAACCATTTGGTTTTGTGCcttgaatttttttccattcttctacttTTTGGGAAGTGTTTTTGAAAGCTAAAAAGTTTGGGGTAGAGTCTTAAGGTCAATTTAagttctgtgtgattctttaCATGAAAGTAGATTTGCATGACCCAAATTAGCCATAACTATTGTCTCTAATAACCAATAAATAcaagaccagagagaaagaacTCAGATTCCCCCAGAGGAATGTCTACAGTGTATCACTATGT containing:
- the LOC119812022 gene encoding olfactory receptor 1468-like encodes the protein MIMNNQTVISHFLLMGLPIPQEHQHLFYALFLSMYLTTVLGNLIIIILILLDSHLHTPMYFFLSNLSFSDLCFSSVTMPKLLQNMLSLDQSITYTCCLIQMNFTIIFGNIESFFIVVMAYDRYVAICFPLHYTTIISPKLCVSLVVLSWVLSTFNAMMHTLLMARLSFCEDNVISHFFCDISALLKLACSDTHINELMTFIMGGLVIVIPFLLIIVSYVQIVCSILKVSSTRVIYKVFSTCGSHLSVVSLFYGTIIGLYLCSSANDSTAKETAMAMMYTVVTPMLNPFIYSLRNRDIKEALIRVLYKKKISL